A window of the Trichoderma asperellum chromosome 6, complete sequence genome harbors these coding sequences:
- a CDS encoding uncharacterized protein (EggNog:ENOG41) translates to MVSFFGLRFGGDKKKSQSKQPDKKQVAQQSNQRYGKNSPNDSFKFPPPQQTSSRSGSSTSTARNLGWRATLKGVPAALSMVDLTAPRKPSMGSLRHGLDGGGFKPWMKPNASMTNLAVPNPFGVDKVPPLPAGSRQSALVDPLDVRFNKKSGSSTSKSTSQNGGGSIHATGSKSPLGQSDLRTEPEPKPELEPEPEPVSKDSDSLVGLEDFDEFGEPGPDVGVRGSGYAGYPSPPQSVETEEQWPPMSPTDGEVSAKADVEGNKDAGTNQTQHHFIVPGFANGPGPAMLPSPSSSTSRKSEDTRGSPVVQNVHAKRDTLTFISSRRRSFTMVVEEEELEKHRQQQQRRVEGLAGNFSDFDFGDGVAKQQTVAVGTLGIELMESPIEMERPHPFKDLEPVEDVKSAVTNENSVSVADEGAVGDVLSEQDEQSELSDTASLASPIASPIESPIDSFIASPITSPMAPLRQFQPYQRDRPFSPQRLQVAIPDDPLPSTSAQQPLPSPSAVSAGVESPRPNIRRPSQVTMEAPNTLVSVLHSFGSTPPQGFNSRMTTESRARGPPQPLQQAAFPSLAARMETPSQSPRSPYGPAADEGNYMRTEEAPRPPLDRVPLSPFAARTPMEGEFPVMKGLPRGRQPPRPQIPFEDSPERRTEERSPRPFSRWGGFGFDRSDSRNSPLPKPPRTPKGQPPASPSWSITTPTSDIAPRIPSPTFPSLEKAISATSEDLAKSFEMSYDAPQPSPLANEFSIHDVAIPSAKSSPVIRVEAKKAPPRPTPSPINLPPLMRENGPLTPGNLYSPSGSTFI, encoded by the exons ATGGTGTCGTTTTTCGGCCTCAGATTCGGTGGCGACAAAAAGAAGTCTCA GAGCAAGCAACCCGACAAAAAGCAAGTGGCCCAGCAGTCAAATCAGCGATATGGCAAAAACAGCCCCAATGACAGCTTTAAATTCCCACCGCCCCAGCAGACCTCCTCCCGGTCGGGCTCCTCGACATCGACTGCACGAAACTTGGGCTGGCGCGCCACCCTCAAAGGTGTGCCGGCAGCGTTATCCATGGTCGATCTCACAGCGCCCCGGAAACCCAGCATGGGCAGCCTGCGGCATGGCCTTGACGGCGGGGGCTTTAAACCTTGGATGAAGCCGAATGCGAGTATGACCAACCTTGCTGTACCGAATCCTTTTGGTGTAGATAAGGTGCCGCCACTGCCTGCAGGCTCAAGACAGTCTGCTTTGGTAGATCCTCTCGACGTTCGTTTTAACAAGAAGTCTGGAAGTAGTACTTCAAAATCCACAAGTCAGAATGGAGGCGGCAGTATACATGCAACGGGTAGCAAGAGCCCATTGGGTCAGTCTGATCTGAGAACCGAGCCAGAGCCGAAGCCAGAGTTGGAGCCAGAGCCGGAACCAGTCTCAAAGGATTCTGATAGCCTGGTTGGATTGGAGGACTTTGATGAATTTGGTGAACCTGGGCCCGACGTTGGAGTTCGAGGTTCTGGATACGCTGGATATCCATCACCTCCTCAGTCGGTCGAAACCGAAGAGCAATGGCCTCCAATGTCCCCAACTGATGGAGAGGTAAGCGCAAAAGCGGATGTGGAGGGAAACAAGGACGCAGGCACAAACCAGACCCAGCATCATTTCATCGTCCCGGGATTCGCCAACGGACCTGGCCCTGCTATGCTTCCTAGCCCATCCTCGTCGACATCGCGCAAAAGCGAAGATACGCGAGGATCGCCAGTTGTGCAAAACGTTCATGCAAAACGGGATACCCTGACATTTATATCCtctcggagaagaagctttaCAATGGTcgtcgaggaagaagagctggaaaagcaccggcaacaacagcagcgtcGTGTAGAAGGCCTCGCAGGTAACTTTTCCGATTTCGACTTTGGTGATGGGGTGGCGAAGCAGCAgactgttgctgttggaaCGCTTGGAATAGAGCTGATGGAGAGCCCAATCGAAATGGAGCGACCTCATCCGTTCAAGGATCTCGAGCCTGTTGAAGATGTTAAAAGTGCCGTGACAAACGAGAACAGCGTGAGTGTTGCAGATGAAGGTGCTGTTGGCGATGTGTTAAGTGAACAGGATGAGCAAAGCGAGCTGAGCGATACGGCATCTTTGGCGTCGCCAATTGCATCCCCGATTGAATCCCCAATTGATTCGTTTATTGCATCGCCTATAACATCACCCATGGCACCACTAAGGCAATTTCAGCCCTATCAGCGCGATCGGCCTTTCAGCCCTCAGCGACTCCAAGTGGCAATACCAGATGATCCTTTGCCGTCCACATCGGCACAGCAGCCACTGCCATCGCCTTCTGCTGTTTCCGCTGGCGTCGAAAGCCCTCGACCCAACATTCGAAGACCCTCCCAGGTTACAATGGAAGCTCCAAACACACTGGTATCAGTTTTGCATTCGTTTGGATCCACTCCGCCTCAGGGGTTCAATTCACGGATGACGACGGAATCTCGTGCTCGCGGCCCTCCACAGCCCCTACAGCAGGCCGCATTTCCAAGTCTTGCCGCCAGAATGGAGACCCCATCGCAGAGTCCCCGATCACCATATGGACCTGCTGCGGATGAAGGCAACTATATGCGGACGGAGGAGGCGCCACGACCGCCCCTGGACCGAGTGCCCCTGAGCCCTTTTGCTGCCAGAACCCCTATGGAGGGCGAGTTTCCAGTTATGAAGGGCCTTCCTCGAGGGCGACAGCCTCCTCGACCACAGATTCCTTTTGAAGATTCCCCAGAGAGACGGACTGAGGAAAGAAGCCCTCGCCCATTTTCTAGATGGGGAGGCTTTGGATTTGACCGGTCAGACTCACGAAATTCTCCACTGCCAAAACCACCACGCACTCCCAAGGGTCAACCCCCGGCCTCACCAAGCTGGTCCATCACTACCCCTACATCCGATATTGCGCCGCGAATTCCCAGCCCGACATTCCCATCTCTTGAAAAGGCTATATCAGCAACGAGCGAAGATCTGGCCAAGTCGTTTGAGATGTCTTATGATGCTCCCCAGCCGTCTCCTCTTGCGAACGAATTCTCCATCCATGATGTGGCTATCCCTAGCGCAAAATCAAGCCCCGTGATACGCGTTGAAGCTAAAAAGGCACCTCCTCGACCTACTCCTTCGCCTATCAACTTGCCACCGCTTATGAGAGAGAACGGCCCGTTAACGCCAGGTAACCTGTATTCTCCTTCAGGATCGACATTTatctaa